Part of the Nitrospirota bacterium genome, TGTCCGGGATTACGAGCCTCTTGCCCATGTCGATCCTGATTTCAACATTTGTGAACATCTGGGGCTTCAGTTGAGCTGACGGGTTGTTTATGGTGAATCTCACCTTGGCCGTACGTGTTTCACCTGCAAGTGAAGGATAGATGTAATCGACAGATGATGAAAAGACCTTGCCGGAGAAATAACTGAGGCTGATGTCAGCGGCCTGCCCTATCTTGATAAACGGTATTTCATATTCATAAATGTCCGATATGACCCAGACGCTTGATAAATCCGCAAGGTCAAAAAGTTTTTCACCCGGCATCACACGCATCCCCTGCAGCACGGCCTTCTGAACGACATACCCGTTTGCGGGGCTGTAAATCGTCAGGGTCCTTACCGGCTTTCCTGTTTCCTCTATCGTCTTTATCTGCTCATCGGTTATGTCCCATAATTTCAATCTCCGCCGGGCAGCATCAACCAAACTTCCAGCATCTTTTGACAGCATTGAGCTGATTGCTGACTGCTGACCGCTGACCGCTGATTGGTTCCACTTCAGCACATTTATAAATTCCTGCTGGGTCGCCACAAGCTCGGGGCTGTAGAGCTCCGCGAGCGGCTCGCCTTTCTTCACATACTTCCCGGTGTAATCAATGTAGAGTTTTTCTATCCATCCTTCAATTTTTGTATTTACAGTGGTAAGCATTTTTTCGTTATATTCAACGCGCCCCACGGTCCTGATGATCTTCTGCATCGGCTTCACAGCAGCCTCTGTTGTTTTAACGCCGATCAATTGCTGTTTTTCAGGCTCGATCTCAACAGCCGGGGCCTCCTCCTCTGCCTGCGGCGCTGCCGCTTCATGCTGGTGCTGGGAATATGA contains:
- a CDS encoding efflux RND transporter periplasmic adaptor subunit gives rise to the protein MKTKALMIPGLIIFLLAFLSTSPSYSQHQHEAAAPQAEEEAPAVEIEPEKQQLIGVKTTEAAVKPMQKIIRTVGRVEYNEKMLTTVNTKIEGWIEKLYIDYTGKYVKKGEPLAELYSPELVATQQEFINVLKWNQSAVSGQQSAISSMLSKDAGSLVDAARRRLKLWDITDEQIKTIEETGKPVRTLTIYSPANGYVVQKAVLQGMRVMPGEKLFDLADLSSVWVISDIYEYEIPFIKIGQAADISLSYFSGKVFSSSVDYIYPSLAGETRTAKVRFTINNPSAQLKPQMFTNVEIRIDMGKRLVIPDSAVIDTGARQIIYVDKGEGYFEPREVSLGLKADGMAEVIDGLKAGEKVASSGTFLIDSEAQLKGITPIKKRD